A stretch of the Zeugodacus cucurbitae isolate PBARC_wt_2022May chromosome 6, idZeuCucr1.2, whole genome shotgun sequence genome encodes the following:
- the LOC105215223 gene encoding uncharacterized protein LOC105215223 — MNYSRLLTMNNFIFILILTKVSHSFAQSFYDFDSFDNGNHVLDRHLPAGYYYISDGRITPVSSSDIRRKDVASTYGDYVYYAPVVRVKHQKTKKKLFVPNLFG, encoded by the exons atgaattattcg CGCTTGCTTACCATGAACAACTTTATCTTCATCTTAATCCTCACGAAAGTCAGTCACAGTTTCGCTCAATCGTTTTATGATTTCGATAGTTTCGATAATGGCAATCACGTGCTGGATAGACATTTACCTGCTGGTTATTATTACATAAGTGATGGTCGTATCACACCCGTAAGCAGTAGTGACATACGACGTAAAGATGTTGCCTCAACTTATGGTGATTACGTCTACTACGCGCCAGTCGTGCGCGTCAAACATCAAAAGACAAAGAAGAAGttatttgtaccaaatttatttGGTTAA